A region of the Rhizobium binae genome:
CGGCGAAGGCGCGTGCAAAATCCGCGACGCGGTCCGCGTAAGAAGAGTCCCGTTCTTACCGGAAACCCCAGCCGGGTTGCGGATACATTTGCTTACAGAAATACCGCTTTCCCGACACATGCCTGGTTCAATCATCGACTGAAATGGCGATGCGGCCGATGCGCCGCAATGTCAATTCAGGAAGGATGACACGATGAAAATGACCCAGGCGATAGCGCTCGCCCTTCTCCTCGGCGGCGCGGCGACGGCGCATGCGGAACAGCCGCTGCAGCGCACCGACCTCGTCAGAAGCGATATCGATGCACCCGGCCACGAGGCCGTTCAGGTGCGGGTCGATTTCGCCCCGGGCGTTCTTGCGCCCAAGCACGCGCATCCGGGCGAAGAAATCGCCTTCGTTCTCGAGGGCACGCTGGAGTACCGGCTCGACGGTCGGGAGTCGGTGACGCTGAAGGCTGGCCAGTCGCTGTTCATTCCCTCCGGCCTGGTGCATTCGGCCAGGAATGTCGGCAGCGGCAAGGCTTCGGAGCTGGCGACCTACGTCGTCCGCAAGGGCGAAGCGCTGGTCGTGCCCGCCAAGTGAAGCCATGCCGGCATTGGGGCGGGCGCGGGCAGCACTCTCCGCGTGGCCCCCGCCCCTTGGCTCAGTTTAAGCCTATTGCTGCGGCTGCGCCGGCGGCGGGGTGCCGATCTTTTCCAGAACCTTCTTGGCGAGCGCCGGGTCGCTCTGCGCGGCCGTCAGGATCGACGAATATTCCTCGACCGAGATGTCGTTGGAGGCTTGCACGGTGTCGACCATCTGCTGCTTGGCTTCTTCCTGCAGCTTCTGCTTGGCAGCCTGGTCCTTGGTCGCGTCGATCTTGGCCGAATATTGCTGCCGGACCTTGTCGACCTGCAGATAGGCAACGGCAAAGGCTTCCAGCTTCTGATCGCTGACGGGCGTCGCCGTACCAGTGCCCCCGCCCTGCCCCTGCATCGGCGCCTGGCCCTGTGCCGGCGGTTGCTGTTGCGCCTGGGCAAGCTCGGTCGCAGATGCCGGGCTGAATGCAAGCAGGCTGAACACCGCGGCGGTCATCGTTGCGAGGGATGTGTAACGAGTGATCATTTTCATTCCTTTTCCGGTGATTTGGACGGCAGCAAAGCCGCTTCGGTCGATCGCTCAGCGCTCAAAAAGGCTGGCGAGGTCGCGACGATGAAGCCGGAAAAGGGCTCGGTGCGGCGGTAACGGGGCCATTTTCTGACCATTGAGCGGCGGCTTTGTGGCCCGGACTCAACCGCTACCGCGCAAACCGGCGCGCCCCGGCGACGCAGAGAATGACGGCGACCGTCACGGCGAGCATGATCCACGTGACCGGTTCGTGCAGCAGGGTTGCGGCGAGCGCCAGGCCGAAAAACGGCTGCAGCAGCTGCAGCTGGCCCACGGCGGCAATACCGCCTAGCGACAGGCCGCGATACCAGAAGATGAAGCCGATCAGCATCGAAAACAGCGAGACATAGG
Encoded here:
- a CDS encoding cupin domain-containing protein, giving the protein MKMTQAIALALLLGGAATAHAEQPLQRTDLVRSDIDAPGHEAVQVRVDFAPGVLAPKHAHPGEEIAFVLEGTLEYRLDGRESVTLKAGQSLFIPSGLVHSARNVGSGKASELATYVVRKGEALVVPAK
- a CDS encoding DUF4168 domain-containing protein, which translates into the protein MITRYTSLATMTAAVFSLLAFSPASATELAQAQQQPPAQGQAPMQGQGGGTGTATPVSDQKLEAFAVAYLQVDKVRQQYSAKIDATKDQAAKQKLQEEAKQQMVDTVQASNDISVEEYSSILTAAQSDPALAKKVLEKIGTPPPAQPQQ